Proteins found in one Synechococcales cyanobacterium CNB genomic segment:
- a CDS encoding rhomboid family intramembrane serine protease, with product MGIYDREYARRDGGGGGVPGRRVARVSALSINTWLIIVNVAIHVLANTVLFPWLYEVGHFSTKKGFQELEVWRLVTFQFLHSPSTIWHLFFNMFGLFVFGGLVEQYLGRKKYLAFYLVCGIFGGLAYLLLNLLGQIPGLALPGVLFHDAATPLVGASAGVFGVIMACAYIAPNTIVQLIFPPIPLRMKWFAYGYVALAAVNLLAGGANAGGDAAHLGGAAAGFFFIRNSHLLRDFFDVLKDSRREGGSQRAERRSTNEDEVGRVLEKVRQEGLGSLTEREKRILQRETESKRGTR from the coding sequence ATGGGCATCTACGACCGTGAATACGCACGACGCGATGGCGGCGGGGGCGGCGTGCCCGGACGGCGTGTCGCTCGCGTCAGCGCGCTCTCCATCAACACCTGGCTCATCATCGTCAACGTCGCAATCCACGTGCTGGCGAACACGGTGCTGTTCCCCTGGCTCTACGAGGTCGGCCACTTCTCCACGAAGAAGGGGTTCCAGGAACTCGAAGTGTGGCGACTGGTCACGTTCCAGTTCCTCCACAGCCCGAGCACGATCTGGCACCTCTTCTTCAACATGTTCGGCCTGTTCGTCTTCGGCGGTCTCGTCGAGCAATACCTCGGTCGAAAAAAATACCTCGCCTTCTACCTCGTCTGTGGCATCTTCGGCGGCCTCGCCTACCTCCTGCTGAATCTGCTCGGGCAGATCCCGGGACTCGCGCTGCCGGGCGTGCTCTTCCACGACGCGGCCACCCCGCTCGTCGGCGCCTCAGCGGGCGTCTTCGGCGTCATCATGGCCTGCGCCTACATCGCCCCGAACACGATCGTTCAACTCATCTTCCCGCCCATCCCGCTCCGGATGAAGTGGTTTGCCTACGGCTACGTCGCGCTGGCCGCGGTCAACCTGCTCGCTGGAGGGGCGAATGCCGGCGGCGATGCGGCTCACCTCGGTGGCGCGGCCGCGGGGTTCTTCTTCATCCGCAACTCGCACCTTCTGCGAGACTTCTTCGACGTGCTGAAGGATTCGCGGCGCGAGGGCGGCTCGCAGCGCGCCGAACGCCGCTCGACCAACGAGGATGAGGTCGGCAGAGTGCTGGAGAAGGTCCGACAAGAGGGCCTTGGAAGCCTGACCGAACGCGAGAAGCGCATCCTTCAGCGCGAAACCGAATCCAAACGCGGCACCAGGTAG
- the tgt gene encoding tRNA guanosine(34) transglycosylase Tgt — protein MGGALRFEIHARSRRSGARVGRITTPHGSFETPAFMAVGTKGTVKGIVPPLLAATGTEVMLCNTFHLLLRPGEQVIRSLGGLHRFTGWAGPILTDSGGYQAYSMADRNAIDDDGVTFRSIVDGGSVRLTPERSIEVQNALGADIIMAFDDCPPSIDPTAGAANQTRLRLAAARDSAGQGEYDHAARLRAANERTIRWLERCRQAHARPNDQALFGIVQGGTDLDARAWCVERVCGVDLPGYAIGGVAVGEDHARIAEVTAFTAPRLPTDKPRYLMGVGYERDLVAAVLAGVDMFDCVLPTRNGRNGQAFTRTGILRLRNAEHTTDPQPIEPGCDCPACDPAHHGWGAPKGDCFSRGYIRHLFMAEEMLGPILVSLHNLRLFQRVMFDIRRAVVEDDWLSLARAWPRAAEGLPASLRS, from the coding sequence ATGGGTGGTGCCTTGCGGTTCGAAATCCATGCCCGATCGCGCCGATCCGGTGCACGCGTGGGACGGATCACGACGCCCCACGGATCGTTCGAGACGCCTGCGTTCATGGCCGTCGGCACCAAGGGTACGGTCAAGGGTATCGTGCCGCCGCTGCTGGCCGCGACGGGAACCGAGGTGATGCTCTGCAACACCTTTCACCTGCTGCTCCGCCCGGGCGAGCAGGTCATCCGCTCACTCGGCGGGCTGCATCGCTTCACGGGCTGGGCCGGGCCGATTCTCACCGACTCCGGCGGCTACCAGGCCTACTCGATGGCCGACCGCAATGCCATCGACGACGACGGCGTCACGTTCCGCTCGATCGTGGACGGCGGCAGTGTGCGACTCACGCCCGAGCGGTCGATCGAGGTCCAGAACGCCCTTGGCGCGGACATCATCATGGCCTTCGACGACTGCCCACCCTCGATCGATCCGACGGCCGGCGCGGCCAACCAGACACGCCTCCGACTCGCGGCGGCCCGCGATTCGGCCGGGCAGGGTGAATACGACCACGCCGCTCGTTTGCGCGCAGCGAACGAACGCACGATCCGGTGGCTCGAACGGTGCAGGCAGGCCCACGCCCGCCCGAACGATCAAGCGCTCTTCGGCATCGTGCAGGGCGGCACGGACCTCGACGCGCGGGCGTGGTGTGTCGAGCGTGTCTGCGGCGTGGACCTGCCGGGCTACGCCATCGGCGGGGTCGCAGTCGGTGAAGACCACGCCCGAATTGCCGAGGTCACGGCGTTCACCGCGCCGAGACTGCCGACGGACAAGCCTCGCTATCTGATGGGTGTCGGCTACGAGCGAGACCTCGTAGCGGCGGTGCTCGCCGGCGTGGACATGTTCGACTGCGTCCTGCCGACCCGAAACGGCCGCAACGGTCAGGCCTTCACGCGAACCGGCATCCTCCGTCTTCGCAACGCGGAGCACACGACCGACCCCCAGCCGATCGAGCCGGGATGCGACTGCCCGGCCTGCGACCCGGCCCACCACGGGTGGGGGGCGCCGAAGGGGGACTGTTTCTCTCGGGGCTACATCCGGCATCTGTTCATGGCCGAGGAGATGCTCGGGCCGATCCTGGTCAGCTTGCACAACCTCCGGCTCTTCCAGAGGGTGATGTTTGATATCCGGCGGGCGGTGGTAGAAGATGACTGGCTCTCGCTTGCCCGGGCGTGGCCCCGGGCGGCGGAGGGACTGCCGGCGTCCCTGCGGTCGTAG
- the yajC gene encoding preprotein translocase subunit YajC — MFGGSFIFILLGLMVFMLVMTAMQGRKEKRRVAEMLAALKKGDRVQMIGGMQGVIHELRDDTVLLRVDEHNNTRIRFARSAVQTVLRESRDRSSNGAEDKSEEEAETASV, encoded by the coding sequence ATGTTCGGCGGATCGTTCATCTTCATCCTGCTGGGCCTGATGGTGTTCATGCTGGTGATGACTGCGATGCAGGGCCGCAAGGAGAAGCGGCGCGTGGCCGAGATGCTCGCCGCTCTCAAGAAGGGCGACCGCGTGCAGATGATCGGCGGGATGCAGGGCGTCATTCACGAGCTGAGGGACGACACGGTGCTGCTCCGCGTGGACGAGCACAACAACACGCGGATCCGGTTCGCGCGGAGCGCGGTCCAGACGGTGCTGCGGGAGAGCCGGGACCGTTCGTCGAACGGGGCCGAGGACAAATCGGAAGAAGAAGCGGAAACGGCCTCGGTGTGA